A window of the Streptomyces griseochromogenes genome harbors these coding sequences:
- a CDS encoding histidine phosphatase family protein, with translation MRHGEVENPDGILYGRLPGYHLSELGRQMADRVADHLASRDVTHVVASPLERAQETATPIAKAHGLDLATDGRLIEAGNVFQGKTFGVGDGALRKPENWKHLVNPFKPSWGEPYIDQVVRMMGALNAAKDQARGHEAVLVSHQLPIWIVRSYVEKRRLWHDPRKRQCTLASLTTFTYQGDRIVSVGYAEPAIDLVPAHLRAGVKPVKGKSKAFGA, from the coding sequence ATGCGGCACGGGGAGGTCGAGAACCCGGACGGGATCCTGTACGGGCGCCTGCCCGGCTACCACCTGTCCGAGCTCGGCCGGCAGATGGCCGACCGGGTCGCGGACCACCTCGCCTCGCGGGACGTCACCCATGTGGTCGCCTCGCCGCTGGAGCGAGCGCAGGAGACCGCCACCCCGATCGCCAAGGCACACGGTCTCGACCTCGCCACCGACGGGCGGCTCATCGAGGCCGGCAACGTCTTCCAGGGCAAGACCTTCGGGGTCGGCGACGGCGCGCTGCGCAAGCCCGAGAACTGGAAGCACCTGGTCAACCCGTTCAAGCCGTCCTGGGGCGAGCCCTACATCGACCAGGTCGTGCGGATGATGGGCGCGCTGAACGCGGCCAAGGACCAGGCCCGCGGGCACGAGGCGGTGCTGGTCAGCCACCAGCTGCCGATCTGGATCGTGCGCTCCTACGTCGAGAAGCGGCGGCTGTGGCACGACCCGCGCAAGCGGCAGTGCACGCTCGCCTCCCTGACGACTTTCACATATCAGGGCGACAGGATCGTCTCCGTCGGCTACGCCGAGCCCGCCATAGATCTCGTTCCGGCCCATCTGCGCGCGGGTGTCAAGCCCGTGAAGGGGAAGAGCAAGGCTTTTGGCGCGTAA